Proteins encoded in a region of the Nitrospira sp. genome:
- a CDS encoding dienelactone hydrolase family protein, translating into MPTTHRALFSLEQIGTGTARFSSGVPIPTRTDQMVDPYFKTKVPKEHQIDSLLFWPQQPGTYPGLILLHDRWGLTGQMKDVGARLACEGYAVIIPNLYGRLGGMVTADDDVAAALLERQNDAHIMTDINSCCEYLNTRHFAKGNMHGVVGYGMGGSYALRFACHRKRLRAAVSYYGKAVTPNALMKDLFSPVLYHQAGKDTWATQDDVEQLRGAAAEYAKRVEIHLYPDAAHAFCNDMKPQAYDPDSSALAWERTASFLKSCLQGT; encoded by the coding sequence ATGCCTACGACACACCGCGCCCTTTTTTCGTTAGAACAGATCGGAACAGGAACCGCGCGTTTCTCAAGCGGCGTGCCGATCCCTACGCGCACCGATCAAATGGTCGATCCCTACTTCAAGACCAAGGTGCCGAAGGAACACCAAATCGATAGTCTCTTGTTCTGGCCGCAACAACCGGGGACCTATCCAGGGCTCATCCTGCTGCATGATCGGTGGGGATTGACCGGACAGATGAAGGATGTCGGCGCCCGTCTGGCCTGTGAAGGTTATGCGGTCATCATTCCGAATCTCTATGGGCGGTTGGGAGGAATGGTCACCGCCGACGATGACGTCGCGGCCGCTCTGCTGGAACGTCAGAACGACGCGCATATCATGACGGATATCAATTCCTGCTGTGAATATCTCAATACACGCCACTTCGCGAAGGGGAATATGCATGGAGTCGTGGGCTATGGAATGGGGGGATCCTACGCGCTCCGTTTCGCCTGCCATCGGAAACGGCTGCGCGCGGCCGTCTCTTACTACGGCAAGGCGGTCACTCCCAACGCATTGATGAAAGATCTTTTTTCACCGGTGCTGTATCACCAAGCAGGAAAGGACACCTGGGCCACGCAGGACGACGTCGAGCAATTGCGCGGCGCAGCCGCCGAATATGCCAAGCGAGTTGAGATTCATCTCTACCCCGATGCAGCTCACGCCTTCTGTAATGACATGAAGCCACAGGCCTATGATCCCGACAGTTCGGCCCTCGCCTGGGAGCGGACTGCGAGCTTCTTGAAATCTTGCCTTCAAGGAACATGA
- a CDS encoding FAD-dependent oxidoreductase, protein MARSAAFRSFAQLMTAALLADKRGCSDVDAVGTLQASPQAKASPTISRRQFLLGAGATGATFALGTITGFPLRIADAKPLPSSLSIGIVGAGLAGLACADTLKTRGIQTSIYDAATRTGGRCWSLRGFFPGQVAERGGELIDNLHKTMLGYAKRFGLALEDVNKQPGESFYHFFGQRYSEAAIVAEFRDFVSVMRRDLNRLSREVTARSHTPDDVALDRTDLLAYLEGRNGAGVPAGPVAKAAIVAAYEAEYGLAATEQSCLNFLLFIHADSRSTFTPFGASDERYHLVDGNDRIVEGLTQHLAGQLTHDSRLVRVRRLSDGRIELTFQMGSRTVAKTHDVAVLAIPFTLLREVELDPSLAIPPNQLTTIQGLGYGTNAKLMIGFSSRPWRVLGSNGTVYADLANVQTTWETNPSRGTETRGVLTDYSGGARGAGLNPHMVQTEAQRFLTGLNIVYPNTLGAATLMQGQYLAHLEHWPSNPLMRGSYTCYKPGQFTTMAGLEGLAVGNLLFAGEHTNSFYEWQGFMEGAALSGIAAAQSILATTKTR, encoded by the coding sequence ATGGCTCGAAGCGCTGCATTCCGTTCATTCGCACAATTGATGACGGCCGCCTTGCTGGCCGACAAGCGAGGGTGTTCGGACGTCGATGCCGTCGGAACGCTCCAAGCATCCCCTCAGGCCAAGGCTTCTCCCACGATTTCCCGCCGCCAGTTTCTGCTCGGCGCGGGGGCGACCGGCGCAACATTCGCTCTCGGGACGATCACGGGTTTTCCGCTCCGCATCGCCGATGCCAAGCCACTCCCTTCCTCCCTCTCCATCGGTATCGTCGGTGCAGGGCTCGCCGGATTGGCTTGTGCCGATACACTCAAGACCCGCGGCATCCAGACTTCCATCTATGACGCAGCCACTCGTACCGGCGGCCGCTGTTGGTCGTTACGAGGCTTCTTCCCCGGTCAGGTGGCGGAACGCGGAGGCGAGCTGATCGACAACTTGCACAAGACTATGCTGGGCTACGCCAAACGATTCGGTCTAGCCCTGGAGGATGTCAATAAACAGCCGGGCGAGAGCTTCTATCATTTCTTCGGACAACGGTATTCAGAAGCCGCGATTGTGGCGGAATTTCGTGACTTCGTGTCGGTGATGCGGAGGGACCTCAATCGCCTCTCCCGAGAAGTCACGGCCCGTTCACACACACCCGATGATGTGGCGCTGGACCGTACGGATCTGCTGGCCTATCTGGAAGGGCGGAACGGAGCCGGCGTCCCAGCTGGACCCGTGGCCAAGGCCGCCATTGTGGCGGCCTATGAGGCGGAATATGGACTTGCCGCCACAGAACAGAGCTGTCTAAATTTTCTCTTATTCATTCACGCCGACAGCCGTTCCACGTTCACCCCGTTCGGTGCCAGCGACGAACGATACCATCTGGTGGACGGTAACGACCGCATCGTCGAAGGATTGACGCAGCACCTCGCCGGACAGCTCACTCATGACAGCCGGCTTGTACGAGTCCGCCGCCTGAGCGACGGGCGAATCGAACTAACGTTCCAGATGGGCAGCCGCACCGTTGCCAAAACACACGATGTCGCCGTGTTGGCCATCCCCTTTACTCTGCTGCGTGAAGTGGAGCTCGATCCCAGCCTCGCGATCCCTCCAAATCAGCTGACGACCATTCAAGGACTCGGCTACGGCACCAATGCCAAGCTGATGATCGGCTTCTCCAGCCGACCCTGGCGCGTGTTGGGATCGAACGGAACCGTCTATGCAGATCTCGCGAATGTACAGACGACATGGGAAACCAATCCCTCACGGGGCACAGAGACCAGAGGCGTACTGACTGACTATTCCGGCGGTGCGCGAGGTGCAGGTTTGAACCCGCATATGGTCCAGACAGAAGCGCAACGGTTTTTGACCGGTTTGAATATCGTATACCCAAACACACTCGGCGCTGCCACACTCATGCAGGGACAGTATCTTGCGCACCTCGAACATTGGCCTTCGAATCCGCTGATGAGAGGCAGCTATACCTGCTACAAACCGGGACAGTTCACGACCATGGCAGGATTGGAGGGACTGGCGGTCGGCAATCTCCTCTTCGCCGGTGAACACACGAACTCGTTTTATGAATGGCAGGGGTTCATGGAAGGCGCGGCTCTTTCCGGTATTGCCGCCGCCCAATCCATCCTAGCCACAACCAAAACTCGTTGA
- a CDS encoding LamB/YcsF family protein, producing the protein MTAIDLNSDMGEYESEEFLALEAKLTPLITSVNIACGIHAGNPTLMRRTARLAAQHRTAIGAHPGFPDAEGFGRHDRQASPLEVESLVTTQLTALAEVLALDHLTLTHVKLHGALYNLAARDRTVADAVARTVASFNRHLLLFALAGSVLVESGKNAGLTMVQEAFADRAYRSDGSLVPRSQPGALLKTEQQVRRQLCEILSGYVTSIDGRRVALHADSLCIHADTPQAVEFVRLVRNEIESAGIGIARAYIAR; encoded by the coding sequence ATGACGGCTATTGATTTGAACAGCGACATGGGTGAGTACGAGAGCGAAGAGTTCCTGGCACTCGAGGCCAAACTTACGCCGCTGATCACCTCGGTGAATATCGCTTGTGGCATACATGCCGGCAATCCCACGCTCATGCGCCGGACCGCCCGGTTAGCCGCACAACACAGAACTGCAATCGGGGCACATCCCGGTTTTCCTGACGCCGAAGGTTTCGGGCGACATGACCGTCAGGCCTCTCCGCTGGAAGTCGAGTCACTGGTGACGACACAACTGACGGCTCTTGCCGAGGTGCTGGCATTGGATCATCTGACACTCACCCACGTGAAACTTCATGGCGCGCTCTATAACTTGGCGGCTAGAGATCGGACAGTGGCGGATGCCGTCGCCCGAACCGTCGCATCGTTCAACCGACACCTGCTCCTCTTCGCCCTTGCTGGATCAGTCTTGGTTGAGAGCGGAAAGAACGCCGGTCTGACCATGGTTCAGGAAGCCTTTGCCGATCGAGCATACCGGTCGGACGGTTCATTAGTACCGCGCTCTCAACCAGGCGCTCTCCTGAAGACCGAACAGCAAGTTCGTCGGCAACTTTGTGAGATACTAAGTGGCTACGTCACAAGCATCGATGGGCGGCGCGTCGCCCTGCATGCCGATAGTCTGTGCATTCACGCCGACACACCGCAGGCAGTCGAATTCGTTCGGCTCGTCCGAAACGAGATTGAATCAGCAGGCATAGGCATCGCCCGGGCATACATCGCGAGATGA
- a CDS encoding DUF423 domain-containing protein has product MIQPVRNRWGRESDRMDGDASSRWLVGIGCISAGFGVAAGAFGAHMLKDLLDQSMLAVYETATRYQMYHAFGMVLSGFAARIGRDAGAVKAGWMFLAGTLLFSGSLYGVSLLGVRWLGAVTPVGGALFIVGWGWLAWRAWRGAAS; this is encoded by the coding sequence ATGATCCAACCGGTCCGCAACCGGTGGGGCAGGGAGTCAGACAGGATGGATGGCGATGCATCATCTCGGTGGTTAGTCGGTATCGGCTGTATCAGCGCCGGATTTGGAGTGGCAGCCGGGGCCTTCGGGGCTCATATGCTGAAAGACTTGTTGGATCAGTCGATGCTGGCCGTCTACGAGACGGCTACTCGTTACCAGATGTATCACGCCTTCGGCATGGTCCTGAGCGGCTTTGCTGCTCGCATCGGGCGCGATGCCGGAGCAGTCAAAGCCGGGTGGATGTTTCTGGCCGGGACGCTCTTGTTCTCCGGGAGTCTCTATGGAGTGTCGTTGTTGGGAGTGCGCTGGCTTGGTGCGGTGACTCCGGTTGGAGGCGCGTTATTCATTGTCGGCTGGGGCTGGTTGGCTTGGCGCGCGTGGCGTGGGGCAGCAAGCTGA
- a CDS encoding polymer-forming cytoskeletal protein yields MWDKKRGEMESDNGNFTVLGKDVTFKGIVHFHSTVQLDSAIEGEIHAKGMLVIGENAVIRGSIIAETIVSRGKIHGNVSATSKIQLLKPAVLLGDISSPSFSMEEGAFFKGSIDMGSHPVVDELQQSTMVLPDFSHRLSSSRPVLIESERGS; encoded by the coding sequence ATGTGGGACAAAAAGCGAGGGGAGATGGAATCGGATAACGGAAACTTTACTGTTTTAGGGAAGGACGTCACATTTAAAGGCATCGTCCACTTTCACAGTACCGTTCAACTCGATAGTGCCATCGAAGGAGAAATCCACGCCAAAGGAATGCTGGTCATCGGCGAAAATGCGGTCATCCGAGGTTCGATTATCGCCGAGACCATTGTGAGCAGAGGAAAGATTCATGGCAACGTGAGTGCCACCAGCAAGATTCAGCTGCTCAAGCCGGCGGTCCTGCTCGGCGATATTTCTTCCCCTTCGTTTTCGATGGAAGAAGGTGCGTTCTTCAAGGGTTCGATCGACATGGGTTCTCATCCGGTGGTCGATGAACTGCAACAATCGACCATGGTCCTCCCCGATTTTTCACACCGCCTCAGTTCATCGCGGCCTGTGCTGATTGAAAGTGAACGAGGGAGCTGA
- the pxpB gene encoding 5-oxoprolinase subunit PxpB: protein MPPSNQAKGRSRTSKGMFRILPLGDSAITIEFGDKIDPLINARTIAFAKIVGDQGWGGILDIVPTYRSVTVFFDPLQWSFPILIKNLRRLPRPSPNETRSNGTIHEIPVLYGGEWGPDLEEVAAFAGLTPAQAIELHASIRYRIYMLGFSPGFPYLGLVPKQLTMPRRSTPRTKVPAGSVGIADRQTGIYPITTPGGWQLIGRTPMPIYCKTNPIPFLLKPGDLVQFRPIDRNEFDRLSREAQHDGY from the coding sequence ATGCCTCCATCCAATCAGGCAAAAGGTCGAAGTCGAACCTCCAAAGGGATGTTCCGCATCTTGCCGCTTGGCGATTCAGCGATCACGATCGAGTTCGGCGACAAGATCGATCCGCTGATCAATGCACGGACCATCGCATTTGCGAAGATAGTCGGCGATCAAGGGTGGGGTGGCATCCTGGATATTGTACCCACGTACCGATCAGTCACCGTTTTTTTCGACCCGCTTCAGTGGAGTTTTCCTATACTGATCAAGAACCTACGCAGGCTGCCTCGACCCAGTCCAAACGAAACGAGATCGAATGGCACCATCCATGAGATTCCCGTTTTGTATGGCGGCGAATGGGGACCTGACTTGGAGGAGGTCGCAGCATTCGCCGGCCTGACACCAGCTCAAGCCATCGAATTACACGCATCGATTCGCTACCGAATCTATATGCTCGGGTTCAGCCCAGGATTTCCCTATCTGGGCCTGGTCCCTAAACAATTGACGATGCCTCGCCGTTCGACCCCACGGACGAAAGTCCCAGCCGGATCCGTCGGCATCGCTGATCGTCAGACCGGGATTTATCCCATCACCACGCCTGGCGGATGGCAGCTGATCGGCCGAACACCCATGCCCATATATTGCAAGACCAACCCAATCCCCTTTCTGCTGAAGCCAGGCGACCTGGTCCAATTCAGACCCATCGACCGGAACGAGTTCGATCGCCTGAGCCGCGAGGCACAGCATGACGGCTATTGA
- a CDS encoding SBBP repeat-containing protein, with translation MAVLLCTVFMTATSGFAAASVSPPTTPTSEYLPSVSQMLGIPLQFEANQSQLNDQVKFLARGKGYTLFLTPTESVMVLLQRNTTARGPDQQGRDPLAMAKPTPIHQAVVRMKLEGANPSPTIDGMDQLPGIVNYFIGNDPAKWRTNIPTYAKVHYKDAYPGIDLAYYGNQGKLEYDFIVSPGADPNQIKLAFEGASDITVAESGDLLLATALGDVCVQKPIVYQLDKDGHKTLVAGDYVPSSGNLSHVQIQLAAYDREKPLVIDPVVIYSTYLGGSSSDIGRGIAVDGVGATYVTGDTISPNFPLLSSSQGAFAGIVDAFVTKLDATGTRIYSTYLGGSGSDIGHGIAVDGAGTAYVTGQTASSNFPLLSASQGVFAGGFDAFVTKLDATGARVYSTYLGGSDIDEGYGIAVDGTGAAYVTGRTSSLNFPVLSASQGVFAGLSDAFVTKFNAAGARVYSTFLGGSSSDFGRGIAVDGAGSAYVTGWTSSTNFPVLSASQGVVGGIEDAFVTKLDVTGARVYSTYLGGSNNDEGRGIAVDGAGAAYVTGRTSSLNFPVLSASQGVYAGNIDAFVTKLDATGARVYNTYLGGSNTEEGRGIAVNGAGSAYVTGWTSSTNFPVLSASQGLFGGFEDVFVTKLDTMGARVYSTYLGGSQMDEGYGIAVDGAGGAYVTGQTASPNFPVLSASQGGHAGLGDAFITKLVDKPIADAGPDQPVVTVPPTPPAPPVLMGTLVTLDGSASTGSSLTYSWTQVPGGPTVALTGPTTAHPTFTAPNVPVAGATVTFQLIVCEGTTSNCSDPDTVNVHIMNVNRPPVAEAGLDQTVQEGSPVLLNGSASYDPDVESITYTWLQIFGPTVTVAYPNSATPSFTAPPVGASGGQVDFELIVTDARGSNHADYVSVFISNVNQPPVSNAGLDQARNENTLVTLDGSNSTDPDLDTLHFSWSQTGGPSVVLTGANTPNPTFTAPNVGPGGGLLTFQLVVNDGQASGGADTVQVAVQDVNDPPVCTLAQPSVAVLWPPNHTMAEVSILGITDPSNSTVTISYLRVTQDEPINGLGDGDTGPDAFESGNNILLRAERAGSGNGRVYTVQFRATDPDGDSCTGTVKVSVPKSIKDTAVDSGQNYNSFGP, from the coding sequence ATGGCTGTTTTATTGTGCACCGTCTTCATGACCGCCACGTCGGGGTTTGCAGCGGCGTCTGTGTCGCCTCCGACTACCCCAACATCCGAATATCTCCCAAGCGTATCTCAGATGCTGGGCATACCGCTCCAGTTTGAGGCTAATCAGAGCCAGCTCAATGACCAGGTCAAGTTCCTTGCACGAGGAAAGGGCTATACCCTGTTCTTGACGCCCACTGAATCAGTCATGGTGCTCCTGCAGCGGAATACAACGGCGCGGGGGCCTGATCAACAGGGACGCGATCCGCTGGCTATGGCCAAGCCCACTCCAATCCACCAGGCCGTGGTCCGGATGAAGCTCGAAGGAGCCAACCCCTCGCCGACCATTGATGGAATGGATCAACTCCCAGGGATCGTGAACTACTTCATCGGCAACGATCCGGCCAAATGGCGGACTAACATCCCGACCTACGCAAAGGTCCACTACAAAGACGCCTATCCGGGAATCGATCTGGCCTACTATGGCAACCAGGGCAAGTTGGAATATGACTTTATCGTCTCACCAGGGGCAGATCCAAACCAGATCAAGCTGGCCTTCGAGGGCGCGTCAGACATCACGGTGGCTGAAAGCGGCGACTTGTTGCTGGCAACCGCCCTCGGTGACGTATGTGTCCAGAAGCCGATCGTGTATCAACTTGACAAGGATGGGCACAAGACTCTGGTGGCGGGGGACTATGTACCCTCTTCAGGGAATCTGTCTCATGTGCAGATTCAGCTTGCCGCATATGACCGTGAGAAACCGCTGGTGATCGATCCGGTGGTCATCTACAGCACTTACCTGGGTGGCAGCAGTTCCGACATTGGACGTGGCATCGCGGTGGACGGCGTCGGGGCGACCTACGTCACGGGGGACACAATCTCTCCGAATTTTCCCCTGCTGTCGTCCAGCCAAGGAGCATTTGCTGGAATTGTTGATGCTTTTGTCACTAAGCTCGATGCCACGGGGACTCGGATCTACAGCACCTACCTGGGTGGCAGCGGTTCCGACATTGGACATGGTATCGCGGTGGATGGCGCCGGAACGGCCTACGTCACGGGGCAGACAGCTTCCTCGAATTTTCCCCTGCTGTCCGCGAGCCAAGGGGTATTCGCAGGAGGTTTTGATGCCTTTGTCACCAAGCTCGATGCCACGGGAGCGCGGGTCTACAGCACCTATTTGGGTGGCAGCGATATCGATGAGGGATATGGCATTGCGGTGGATGGCACCGGGGCAGCCTACGTCACGGGGCGGACATCGTCCTTGAACTTTCCCGTGCTGTCTGCGAGCCAAGGCGTATTCGCAGGATTGTCTGACGCCTTCGTCACCAAGTTCAATGCCGCAGGAGCGCGAGTCTACAGCACCTTCCTGGGTGGCAGCAGTTCCGACTTTGGACGTGGCATTGCGGTGGACGGCGCAGGATCGGCCTATGTCACGGGGTGGACATCCTCCACGAATTTTCCCGTGCTGTCGGCGAGCCAAGGGGTGGTCGGAGGAATTGAAGATGCCTTTGTCACCAAGCTCGATGTTACGGGGGCTCGGGTCTACAGCACCTACTTAGGGGGGAGCAATAATGATGAAGGCCGTGGCATCGCGGTGGATGGCGCCGGGGCGGCCTACGTCACGGGGCGGACATCGTCCTTGAACTTTCCCGTGCTGTCTGCGAGTCAAGGAGTATACGCAGGAAATATTGATGCCTTTGTCACCAAGCTCGATGCCACGGGGGCTCGCGTTTACAACACCTATCTGGGTGGCAGCAATACCGAGGAGGGACGTGGCATCGCGGTGAACGGCGCAGGATCGGCCTATGTCACGGGGTGGACATCCTCCACGAATTTTCCCGTGCTGTCGGCGAGCCAAGGGCTGTTCGGAGGATTTGAAGATGTTTTTGTGACGAAGCTCGATACCATGGGGGCTCGGGTCTACAGCACCTACTTGGGTGGCAGCCAAATGGATGAGGGATATGGCATCGCGGTGGACGGCGCCGGAGGGGCCTACGTCACAGGGCAGACAGCTTCCCCGAATTTTCCCGTGCTGTCCGCGAGCCAAGGGGGACACGCAGGACTTGGTGATGCCTTTATCACCAAGCTCGTGGACAAGCCCATCGCCGACGCCGGACCAGATCAACCGGTGGTGACCGTCCCGCCGACGCCACCTGCACCGCCAGTGCTGATGGGTACACTGGTGACATTGGATGGGAGCGCTTCTACCGGTAGCTCACTGACCTACAGCTGGACCCAGGTTCCTGGAGGACCGACCGTGGCACTCACTGGGCCCACCACAGCCCATCCGACATTCACGGCACCGAACGTGCCCGTTGCCGGAGCGACCGTCACCTTTCAGCTGATCGTGTGCGAAGGGACCACCAGCAATTGCAGTGATCCCGATACGGTCAATGTCCATATCATGAACGTCAATCGTCCCCCAGTGGCTGAGGCGGGGCTGGACCAAACGGTGCAAGAAGGCAGTCCGGTCTTGCTCAATGGAAGTGCCAGTTACGATCCGGATGTCGAATCCATCACCTATACCTGGCTCCAGATCTTTGGGCCTACGGTGACGGTGGCCTATCCGAATAGCGCCACCCCGAGTTTCACGGCACCGCCGGTCGGGGCCAGTGGGGGGCAGGTGGACTTCGAACTCATTGTCACCGATGCGCGGGGCTCGAATCATGCCGATTACGTCTCCGTCTTCATTTCGAACGTGAATCAGCCGCCGGTCAGTAACGCCGGACTGGATCAAGCCCGAAATGAGAATACGCTCGTGACGTTGGATGGGAGCAACAGCACCGACCCTGATCTGGATACCCTCCACTTCAGTTGGAGCCAGACCGGTGGGCCAAGCGTGGTACTCACGGGAGCGAACACTCCGAATCCGACCTTCACTGCACCGAATGTCGGTCCTGGTGGCGGGCTGTTGACCTTCCAACTCGTGGTCAACGATGGGCAGGCGAGCGGCGGTGCCGACACCGTGCAGGTCGCGGTTCAAGATGTCAACGATCCACCCGTCTGTACTTTGGCACAGCCCAGTGTTGCAGTGCTCTGGCCGCCGAACCACACGATGGCAGAAGTAAGCATCCTGGGCATCACTGATCCGAGCAACAGCACCGTCACCATCTCCTATCTCCGGGTGACCCAGGATGAGCCGATCAACGGTTTGGGCGATGGGGACACGGGTCCGGACGCCTTCGAGTCAGGAAACAATATCCTGCTGCGTGCCGAGCGGGCGGGCTCTGGGAACGGGCGTGTCTATACGGTGCAATTTAGGGCGACGGATCCTGATGGGGACAGCTGTACCGGCACGGTCAAGGTCTCCGTCCCCAAGAGCATCAAAGACACCGCCGTGGACAGTGGCCAAAATTACAATTCCTTTGGCCCCTAG